One window of Helicobacter winghamensis ATCC BAA-430 genomic DNA carries:
- the mutY gene encoding A/G-specific adenine glycosylase — translation MQIKKLQTALLSWYQTNGRHSLPWRNKTLPNRPYAVLLSEIMLQQTQVKVVLERYFYPFLKKFPTLKALSQANEQEVLRAWQGLGYYTRARNLHKLAQLCANTGLPTEVRDLIKLPGIGAYTAGAIACFGYDLSVSFVDSNIKRILTRLFVLRDPTQKQLERQANTLLNLQDSFNHNQALLDLGALICTAKSPKCDICPLQKFCKGKNMLNKLTQSKPSRITKKTLHYAIFIKAHKIALVKSTQKLYFNLYNFPEILKKDSTNLQNIGILKHSYTKYNLSVHCYLCDNSTILTQNLEFFTPQKLTTIPLSALALKILKLLKTKGAF, via the coding sequence ATGCAGATTAAAAAGCTTCAAACTGCCCTTCTTAGCTGGTATCAGACAAATGGTCGCCACTCTCTTCCGTGGCGCAATAAAACACTTCCAAACCGCCCTTATGCCGTGCTGCTTAGTGAAATAATGCTCCAACAAACTCAAGTAAAGGTTGTGCTAGAACGCTATTTTTACCCATTTTTAAAAAAATTTCCCACTCTAAAAGCCCTAAGCCAAGCCAATGAACAAGAAGTTTTACGCGCTTGGCAAGGCTTAGGCTATTACACACGCGCTAGAAATTTACACAAACTCGCACAACTTTGCGCTAACACGGGATTGCCTACAGAAGTCAGAGACTTAATAAAACTTCCTGGAATTGGTGCTTACACCGCTGGGGCTATTGCATGCTTTGGTTATGATTTAAGCGTTAGCTTTGTAGATTCCAACATTAAGCGCATTTTAACACGCCTTTTTGTGCTAAGAGACCCTACACAAAAGCAGTTAGAACGGCAAGCAAACACTCTTTTAAATCTACAAGATTCCTTTAATCACAACCAAGCCTTGCTAGATTTAGGTGCATTAATTTGCACCGCAAAATCCCCAAAATGTGATATTTGCCCTTTACAGAAATTTTGCAAAGGCAAAAATATGTTAAACAAACTTACTCAAAGCAAGCCTAGTCGCATTACAAAAAAGACACTACACTATGCAATTTTCATTAAAGCGCATAAAATCGCACTTGTTAAAAGCACGCAAAAACTCTATTTTAATCTCTATAACTTCCCAGAAATTTTAAAAAAAGATTCCACAAATCTCCAAAATATTGGAATCCTAAAGCATTCTTACACAAAATACAACCTAAGCGTGCATTGCTACTTGTGCGATAATTCAACAATTTTGACACAAAATTTAGAATTTTTCACACCACAAAAACTTACCACCATTCCCCTATCCGCTCTTGCGCTAAAAATTTTAAAACTTTTAAAAACAAAGGGGGCTTTTTGA
- a CDS encoding LLM class flavin-dependent oxidoreductase → MKSAIFELIENWEDNETTAIASAMELLEYADSLGFDEAWIGEHHFNSFTLCPSPIALMSHALARTKHIKIGSAAILLPHYHPIKLAEEIAMLDLLSKGRFLFGFARGAFPIFDIAMGNNASNNRKIMLENAEIIHNLLFKDQVRFEGEFFEINNVSIRPHPKGLIPFFVASLDKQTLIDSAKRGYSFLGAFTLSIKNAKEIYELFAQNATTKSFEFALTRAIYIDEDRNKAQEKAHIGADIFSQCMLRANESNPTFEAIIKTTDYEEFRADFFSKEKILENMIIGTPQDCLEQILELKKQVPITTLSLKLLSSRLEDSKNILKLYKERIIPYL, encoded by the coding sequence ATGAAAAGCGCTATTTTTGAACTGATAGAAAACTGGGAAGACAACGAAACAACTGCTATAGCTAGCGCAATGGAATTGCTAGAATATGCCGATTCTTTAGGTTTTGATGAAGCGTGGATTGGCGAACATCATTTTAATAGCTTCACACTCTGTCCTTCACCCATTGCACTAATGAGCCACGCTCTAGCGCGCACAAAACACATTAAAATTGGTTCTGCAGCAATCTTGCTTCCGCATTATCACCCCATTAAACTTGCCGAAGAAATTGCTATGCTGGATTTATTAAGCAAGGGTAGATTTTTGTTTGGATTTGCGCGCGGTGCTTTTCCTATTTTTGATATTGCTATGGGAAATAACGCCTCAAATAACCGCAAAATTATGCTAGAAAACGCAGAGATTATCCACAATTTGCTTTTCAAAGACCAAGTACGTTTTGAAGGGGAGTTTTTTGAAATTAACAATGTCTCCATTCGCCCTCACCCAAAGGGACTGATTCCATTTTTTGTAGCAAGCTTGGATAAACAAACACTTATAGACTCGGCAAAACGCGGTTATAGCTTTCTAGGAGCTTTTACGCTAAGTATCAAAAATGCTAAAGAAATCTATGAGCTTTTTGCACAAAATGCAACTACAAAATCTTTTGAATTTGCCCTAACACGCGCAATTTACATTGATGAAGATAGAAACAAAGCACAAGAGAAAGCTCACATAGGTGCGGATATTTTCTCCCAATGTATGCTCCGTGCTAATGAGTCAAATCCGACTTTTGAAGCTATTATCAAAACTACAGATTATGAAGAATTTAGAGCAGATTTTTTTAGCAAGGAAAAAATTTTAGAAAATATGATTATAGGAACACCACAAGATTGTTTAGAACAAATTTTAGAGCTTAAAAAGCAAGTGCCTATCACAACACTTTCTTTAAAGCTGCTCTCATCTAGGCTTGAAGATTCCAAAAATATTCTAAAACTCTATAAAGAACGGATTATCCCTTATCTTTAA
- a CDS encoding NAD(P)-dependent alcohol dehydrogenase, with translation MQDIRQVFKNIPLGQRIPAFGYAVKSKDSKFEKFSFTRHPMGEKDIVIEILFAGICHSDIHSARSEWHAGIYPMVPGHEIAGRVVAIGSKVSKFKVGDYAGVGCMVNSCGKCDACKRSQEQFCENGQCVFTYNCQDCFHNNEPTYGGYSNNIVVNEHFAVCVPKDAPLDKVAPLLCAGITTYSPLKFSGVKKGDKVAVAGFGGLGVMAVKYALAMGAEVYVFARNRNKEKEALNLGVTKLFDSTQDIKERFNLIISTIPTSYDPMEYINLLKFGGELAIVGLPPREVSPDINITNLVYNAGRKVYGSLIGGMQETQEMLDYSLRHKIYPETEIIRADQIDEAYENLTSGKAKFRYVIDMQTLQD, from the coding sequence ATGCAAGATATACGGCAAGTTTTTAAAAACATTCCTTTAGGACAAAGGATTCCAGCTTTTGGTTATGCAGTTAAGAGTAAGGATTCTAAATTTGAAAAGTTTTCTTTTACGCGCCACCCTATGGGGGAGAAAGATATTGTAATTGAAATTTTGTTTGCTGGAATTTGCCATAGTGATATTCACTCCGCACGCAGCGAGTGGCACGCAGGGATTTACCCTATGGTTCCCGGACACGAGATTGCAGGAAGGGTTGTTGCTATAGGAAGCAAAGTTAGCAAATTCAAAGTGGGAGATTATGCAGGCGTTGGCTGTATGGTTAATAGCTGCGGGAAATGTGATGCGTGCAAGAGAAGTCAAGAGCAATTTTGTGAAAATGGACAATGCGTTTTTACCTATAATTGCCAAGATTGCTTCCATAATAATGAGCCAACTTATGGCGGATATTCTAATAATATCGTCGTTAATGAGCATTTTGCAGTATGTGTGCCAAAAGATGCGCCACTAGATAAAGTCGCTCCCTTGCTTTGTGCAGGAATCACAACTTATTCTCCACTTAAATTTAGCGGTGTAAAAAAGGGCGATAAAGTCGCTGTTGCAGGCTTTGGCGGACTAGGCGTAATGGCAGTTAAATACGCCTTAGCAATGGGGGCTGAAGTTTATGTCTTTGCACGCAATAGAAATAAAGAAAAAGAAGCTCTAAATTTAGGCGTAACAAAACTTTTTGATAGCACACAGGACATCAAGGAACGCTTTAATCTTATCATTTCTACGATTCCAACTTCTTATGATCCTATGGAATACATAAATCTCTTAAAATTTGGCGGAGAGCTTGCCATTGTTGGGCTTCCACCAAGAGAAGTTAGCCCGGATATTAATATCACTAACCTTGTATATAACGCAGGACGAAAGGTTTATGGCTCGCTTATTGGCGGAATGCAAGAAACACAAGAAATGCTAGATTATTCCTTAAGACATAAGATTTACCCAGAAACTGAGATTATCCGCGCAGACCAAATTGATGAAGCCTATGAAAATCTAACAAGTGGCAAGGCAAAATTCCGCTATGTGATTGATATGCAAACACTACAGGATTAA
- a CDS encoding 3-methyladenine DNA glycosylase — translation MLLKLESDFDYRDERHWWWPNALSFEVVVGAILVQNTRWEQVEIALNMLKNKEVLNVESLAKLPLENLQEMLKNVGFFRQKALRLQSLCCNILRDFKSYACFCESVDREWLLEQKGIGFESADVILNYALGREVMVADTYTYRLLKEFGYELESYEAIQEWLTQGLVENYAKVCVLYGFEMPLNLLFARFHGKIVEYSKGRK, via the coding sequence TTGTTATTAAAGTTGGAATCGGATTTTGATTATAGGGATGAAAGGCATTGGTGGTGGCCTAATGCGCTAAGTTTTGAAGTGGTTGTGGGGGCGATTTTGGTGCAAAACACGCGTTGGGAGCAAGTAGAAATTGCGCTAAATATGCTTAAGAATAAAGAAGTTTTAAATGTGGAATCTCTAGCGAAATTGCCCTTAGAAAACTTACAAGAAATGCTCAAAAATGTAGGTTTTTTCCGCCAAAAAGCATTGCGATTGCAAAGCTTGTGTTGTAATATTTTAAGAGATTTTAAGAGTTATGCTTGCTTTTGTGAGAGTGTGGATAGAGAATGGCTCTTAGAACAAAAAGGAATCGGATTTGAAAGTGCTGATGTGATTTTAAACTATGCCTTAGGGCGTGAAGTGATGGTAGCAGATACTTATACATATCGCTTACTTAAGGAGTTTGGTTATGAGTTAGAATCCTATGAAGCAATACAAGAATGGCTAACACAGGGCTTGGTGGAAAATTATGCTAAAGTTTGTGTGCTTTATGGTTTTGAAATGCCGCTTAACTTGCTTTTTGCGCGCTTTCACGGAAAAATTGTAGAATATTCCAAAGGGAGAAAATAA
- a CDS encoding M20/M25/M40 family metallo-hydrolase, whose translation MENLLKKDALDLFLEICKIPHASKNAEPLREWIVRYVKHCGAKVECDRAGNIHCIKGSPKLCLQGHYDMVYVSCNKEFSVEPEFVKEGEKLYLQAKDSSLGADNGIAVACALVALRDCKNIECLFTSDEEVGMVGANHIALKLESKFVLNCDSEEIDEVVCGCAGGYDLEGKITFPLLELPQDCVFYVLESQGFSGGHSGIMIVKKIPNALIECAKIADRLMESGAFIVEFSGGEKRNSIPVFAKLCVAIPKKNLQECESFLKNLRNFSIKKLESKMHYFDAKPLLEAILNLGNGALVMRKDMPILSSNIGILKQSLENQQAVFELIAMGRGNEESLMLGHLQKEKEKLKSLGFSVEVQDYYAPWERENSAFIEQVWEIYKEFSANVELKEIHAGLECGILKQKFPKSNFVSIGPTILNPHSVKERLDVESFEIFKGYLSKILKRFEAI comes from the coding sequence ATGGAAAATTTGTTGAAAAAAGACGCGTTGGATTTGTTTTTAGAGATTTGTAAGATTCCACATGCTAGCAAGAATGCGGAGCCGCTTAGAGAATGGATTGTGCGTTATGTAAAACATTGTGGTGCAAAAGTGGAATGCGATAGGGCTGGGAATATCCATTGCATCAAGGGAAGTCCGAAGTTATGCTTGCAAGGGCATTATGATATGGTGTATGTTTCTTGCAATAAGGAATTTAGCGTGGAGCCCGAGTTTGTTAAAGAAGGTGAAAAGCTGTATTTACAAGCAAAGGATTCTTCTCTTGGGGCGGATAATGGAATCGCTGTGGCTTGTGCTTTGGTTGCGTTAAGGGATTGTAAGAATATAGAATGTCTTTTTACAAGCGATGAAGAAGTGGGAATGGTGGGGGCAAATCATATTGCGTTGAAGTTGGAATCTAAATTTGTGCTAAATTGCGATAGTGAGGAGATTGATGAGGTGGTTTGTGGCTGTGCTGGAGGTTATGATTTAGAAGGTAAAATCACGTTTCCACTTTTAGAGCTTCCCCAAGATTGCGTGTTTTATGTGTTGGAATCGCAAGGTTTTAGCGGTGGGCATAGTGGGATTATGATTGTTAAAAAGATTCCAAATGCGCTTATAGAATGCGCAAAAATCGCTGATAGGCTTATGGAGAGTGGAGCATTTATTGTGGAGTTTAGTGGTGGTGAAAAGCGCAATTCTATCCCGGTGTTTGCAAAACTTTGTGTGGCAATTCCTAAAAAAAACTTGCAAGAGTGTGAGAGTTTTTTAAAGAATTTAAGGAATTTTAGTATTAAAAAGTTGGAATCCAAAATGCATTATTTTGACGCAAAGCCTCTACTTGAAGCGATTTTGAACTTAGGAAATGGCGCGCTTGTAATGCGTAAGGATATGCCAATTTTATCTAGCAATATTGGAATCTTAAAGCAAAGCCTAGAAAATCAACAGGCGGTTTTTGAGCTCATTGCAATGGGTAGAGGGAATGAAGAATCTCTAATGCTAGGTCATTTACAAAAGGAAAAAGAAAAGTTAAAGAGTTTAGGGTTTAGCGTAGAAGTGCAGGATTATTACGCGCCTTGGGAGAGAGAAAACAGCGCATTTATTGAGCAAGTGTGGGAGATTTATAAGGAATTTAGCGCAAATGTGGAGTTAAAAGAAATCCACGCTGGGCTAGAGTGTGGAATCCTAAAACAAAAATTCCCAAAAAGCAATTTTGTCTCCATTGGTCCAACTATCCTTAATCCACACTCTGTGAAAGAAAGACTAGATGTGGAGAGTTTTGAAATTTTTAAAGGATATTTAAGCAAGATCTTAAAAAGATTTGAAGCGATTTAG
- a CDS encoding SurA N-terminal domain-containing protein, with amino-acid sequence MFQGKWKVLITSIILSVSAVSAAPSLVSGIAFFVNGDPVTLVELYKTQQREKVSQDVAVDRLINERLHEEEIKKRKLSVNDLEIEDEIRRVAKQNKTTLEKVRKYVEGNGGNWNTYKEDIKKEILKRKLYQSITQESLKMVDNKEILEYYNANQREFLIPQSIDVVKFYSKDSTAIEHVVQSRGKSVAPNVKSENEVLQTAALNPQIVLSFAQGNVGGFTSIFPIGDDYVTFLIKGKHNPVLLPYESAKNIALQKIMQRKENYVIYEYFEKLRSNAKVNIVRLN; translated from the coding sequence ATGTTTCAAGGTAAATGGAAGGTTTTAATTACTAGTATAATTTTGAGTGTTTCTGCAGTCTCTGCGGCACCATCGCTAGTTAGTGGGATTGCATTTTTTGTTAATGGCGATCCTGTAACTTTGGTTGAGCTATACAAAACACAACAAAGAGAAAAAGTTTCACAAGATGTAGCAGTAGATAGGCTGATTAATGAGCGTTTGCACGAAGAAGAGATAAAAAAGCGCAAGCTTAGTGTTAATGATTTGGAAATTGAAGATGAAATCCGGAGAGTTGCAAAGCAAAATAAAACAACACTTGAAAAAGTGCGTAAATATGTAGAAGGCAATGGTGGTAACTGGAATACTTACAAAGAAGATATTAAAAAAGAGATTTTAAAGCGTAAGTTGTATCAAAGCATCACGCAAGAAAGTTTAAAAATGGTAGACAATAAGGAAATCCTTGAGTATTACAATGCAAATCAAAGAGAGTTTTTGATACCGCAAAGCATTGATGTTGTGAAGTTTTATAGTAAGGATAGCACAGCGATTGAACACGTGGTGCAAAGTCGCGGAAAATCCGTTGCGCCAAATGTAAAAAGTGAAAATGAAGTGCTACAAACCGCGGCATTAAATCCACAGATTGTTTTATCTTTTGCACAGGGAAATGTTGGGGGATTCACTTCGATTTTTCCTATAGGGGATGATTATGTGACATTTTTAATTAAAGGCAAACATAATCCTGTGCTTTTGCCTTATGAGAGTGCTAAGAATATTGCTCTGCAAAAGATTATGCAACGCAAGGAAAATTATGTGATTTATGAATATTTTGAAAAATTGCGCTCAAATGCAAAAGTTAATATTGTGCGTTTAAACTAA
- a CDS encoding META domain-containing protein has translation MRNLAKVGIFFMGMGALMMSGCADSQDKYNIVPNNPQSVKCYNEGTNTARNCDDTDYNKVLESKEWKISAYSYKHAVTPLKSDAESNYSVRFEKGMINGSLGCNNFFGAYSLKEGMLKIENAGMTRKMCDEKTMKNEAMMTEHFLNTQTKILIVKENNEMGKIFFLGKDFYLVLD, from the coding sequence ATGAGAAATTTAGCAAAAGTTGGAATCTTTTTTATGGGAATGGGGGCTTTAATGATGAGTGGCTGTGCGGACTCGCAAGATAAATATAATATTGTTCCAAATAATCCGCAGTCTGTAAAATGTTATAACGAGGGCACAAATACTGCTAGAAATTGTGATGATACTGATTATAATAAGGTATTGGAATCTAAAGAATGGAAGATTAGCGCATATAGCTATAAACACGCAGTAACCCCATTGAAAAGTGATGCAGAGAGTAATTATAGTGTGCGTTTTGAAAAAGGAATGATTAACGGAAGTTTGGGTTGTAATAACTTTTTTGGAGCGTATAGCTTAAAAGAAGGAATGCTAAAAATAGAAAATGCGGGAATGACACGCAAAATGTGTGATGAAAAGACAATGAAGAATGAAGCGATGATGACAGAGCATTTTTTAAACACGCAAACAAAGATTTTGATTGTTAAAGAAAATAATGAAATGGGTAAAATTTTCTTTTTGGGAAAGGATTTTTATCTAGTGTTAGATTAA
- a CDS encoding spermine/spermidine synthase domain-containing protein, translating into MWVTRSYNEKFQQEFKIERKLLEAKGAKNTLELFNSEAFGEIALLDEGLLLRNLLCVQSELLAHLSACSHKNPKRALIVGSFNLELAYEFLRHSALQVDFLQFDLKVLESLISFLPHYREVMEAERFQLIPQLSTEFLAQNTQEDSVKYDIILSLDSNANAYSKLLSDDGILITRTSQILLDTQKVKEQLKSLEDFSVKMPFFAPLSLLQDCYIFASKLYHPAADIQLQKADMLEDLEYYHANLHLSAFVLPKSVKSAFFGVAKN; encoded by the coding sequence ATGTGGGTTACAAGATCCTATAATGAGAAATTTCAGCAAGAGTTTAAGATAGAGCGTAAATTATTAGAAGCTAAGGGGGCAAAGAATACTTTGGAGTTGTTTAACTCTGAAGCCTTTGGAGAGATTGCTTTGCTTGATGAAGGATTATTATTAAGAAATCTCTTGTGTGTGCAAAGCGAACTTTTGGCACATTTGAGTGCTTGTTCACATAAGAATCCTAAGCGTGCATTGATTGTTGGAAGTTTTAATCTTGAACTTGCTTATGAGTTTTTGCGCCATAGTGCGTTGCAAGTGGATTTTTTACAATTTGACTTAAAGGTTTTAGAATCTTTGATTAGCTTTTTACCGCATTATAGGGAAGTAATGGAAGCGGAGCGATTCCAACTTATTCCACAACTTAGCACAGAATTTTTAGCACAAAATACCCAAGAAGATAGCGTGAAATATGATATTATTCTTTCTTTAGATTCTAATGCTAATGCTTATTCTAAGCTTTTAAGTGACGATGGAATCCTAATTACGCGCACTTCGCAGATTTTACTAGATACACAAAAGGTAAAAGAGCAGTTAAAATCTTTGGAAGATTTTAGTGTGAAAATGCCCTTTTTTGCACCTCTATCTTTATTGCAAGATTGTTATATTTTTGCCTCCAAGCTTTATCATCCAGCAGCAGATATTCAACTTCAAAAAGCAGATATGTTAGAAGATTTAGAGTATTATCACGCAAATTTGCATTTAAGTGCATTTGTGTTGCCAAAATCTGTAAAATCTGCATTTTTTGGCGTGGCAAAAAATTGA
- the coaE gene encoding dephospho-CoA kinase (Dephospho-CoA kinase (CoaE) performs the final step in coenzyme A biosynthesis.), giving the protein MSLKYAIALSGGIGSGKSTIASLLRLYGYCVICADSIAHKVLDESKESVVAKFGNEILGSDGKIARKKLGKIVFSHASLRKELEVILHPKIRAEILIQAQAQELKKIPYFVDIPLFFECGDYPIAHSLLIATTQELQIQRLKKRDSLSEKEVISRIKAQMPLEQKRVMADYVIENCGSLESLQQELECYLREHLPQF; this is encoded by the coding sequence TTGAGTTTGAAATATGCCATTGCGTTAAGTGGCGGGATAGGAAGTGGCAAAAGCACAATTGCTTCTTTGCTAAGGCTCTATGGTTATTGCGTAATTTGTGCAGATTCTATTGCACATAAGGTGTTAGATGAGAGTAAAGAGAGTGTTGTGGCAAAATTTGGCAATGAGATTTTAGGAAGTGATGGCAAGATTGCACGCAAAAAACTAGGTAAAATCGTGTTTTCTCATGCTTCATTGCGTAAGGAATTAGAAGTAATCTTGCATCCAAAAATTAGAGCAGAGATTTTAATACAAGCACAAGCACAAGAATTAAAAAAGATTCCATATTTTGTGGATATTCCTTTATTTTTTGAATGTGGGGATTATCCTATTGCGCATTCTCTTTTGATTGCTACCACGCAAGAGCTGCAAATACAACGCTTAAAAAAGCGAGATAGCTTAAGTGAAAAAGAAGTTATTAGTCGCATAAAAGCACAAATGCCACTAGAGCAAAAGCGTGTTATGGCGGATTATGTGATTGAAAATTGCGGAAGCCTAGAATCTTTGCAGCAAGAGCTAGAATGTTATTTGCGAGAACATTTGCCACAATTTTAA
- a CDS encoding ferritin-like domain-containing protein, with translation MESKNLFENIFLALNTKTSHEKCALVQEIWENFAHINTDYDSAILPLEIPTFANFCQILPPRKVPQGKYLKTDLNVAHLLHSIAHIEFSAIDLALDCAYRFRGLPNAYYKDWLEVANEEVKHFLALENLLHNLGFKYGDFGVHTLLFDAMKNCNVLLDRIALIPRGMEAVGLDVNPFLCAKVSSSTHKIKNSLLEALEMILHDEINHVSKGNVWFHYICDTKKIPQKVRPSTYIEILKRYHFSFPKANAEFNTQARLQAGFTQAELTLLQNSSFSSKNPK, from the coding sequence ATGGAATCTAAAAATTTATTTGAAAACATTTTTTTAGCTCTAAATACAAAAACCTCACACGAAAAATGCGCTCTTGTCCAAGAGATTTGGGAGAATTTTGCGCATATTAACACTGATTATGATTCTGCAATTCTTCCTCTAGAGATTCCAACTTTTGCTAACTTTTGCCAAATTCTTCCTCCCAGAAAAGTCCCACAAGGCAAATATCTTAAAACAGATTTAAATGTTGCCCATTTGCTCCACTCTATTGCACACATTGAATTTTCTGCCATTGATTTAGCACTAGATTGCGCCTATCGCTTTAGAGGCCTACCAAATGCGTATTACAAGGATTGGCTAGAAGTTGCAAACGAAGAAGTCAAGCATTTTTTGGCCTTAGAAAATCTTTTGCACAATCTAGGCTTTAAATATGGGGATTTCGGTGTGCATACCTTGTTATTTGATGCTATGAAAAATTGCAATGTTTTACTAGATAGAATCGCATTGATTCCGCGCGGAATGGAAGCTGTGGGGCTAGATGTTAATCCCTTTTTGTGCGCTAAAGTTAGTAGCAGCACACATAAAATTAAAAATTCACTTTTAGAAGCTTTAGAAATGATTTTACACGATGAGATTAACCATGTCAGCAAGGGCAATGTGTGGTTTCATTATATTTGTGATACAAAAAAGATTCCACAAAAAGTACGCCCTAGTACTTATATAGAGATTCTAAAACGCTACCATTTCTCATTCCCCAAGGCAAACGCAGAGTTTAACACACAAGCAAGACTACAAGCCGGCTTTACCCAAGCAGAACTCACACTTCTCCAAAACTCTTCTTTTTCCTCCAAAAATCCTAAATAA
- a CDS encoding pyruvate flavodoxin oxidoreductase subunit gamma, with the protein MLEIRWHSRAGQGAVTGAKGLADVIAGTGKEVQAFAFYGSAKRGAAMTAYNRIDDNPILNHEKFMNPDYILVIDPGLVYITDICANAKETTKYIITTHLSKEEFLESKPELKSKEVYILDCIGLSLEAFGKSIPNAPMLGAFLKISGALELDFFLESFKKVLGKKLPQKVIDANMEVIKKAYDAVK; encoded by the coding sequence ATGCTTGAGATTAGATGGCATAGCCGCGCAGGACAAGGTGCAGTAACTGGTGCAAAAGGTTTGGCTGATGTGATTGCTGGCACAGGTAAGGAGGTGCAGGCATTTGCATTTTATGGTTCAGCAAAAAGAGGTGCAGCGATGACTGCATATAATAGAATTGATGATAACCCAATTTTAAACCACGAAAAATTTATGAATCCAGATTATATTTTAGTGATTGATCCAGGCTTAGTTTATATCACAGATATTTGTGCAAACGCCAAAGAAACAACAAAATATATTATTACAACACATTTGAGTAAAGAAGAGTTTTTGGAGAGTAAGCCAGAGCTTAAAAGTAAGGAAGTGTATATACTAGATTGTATTGGACTCTCTTTGGAGGCTTTTGGAAAATCAATTCCAAATGCACCTATGCTTGGAGCATTTTTGAAAATTTCAGGTGCGTTAGAGTTAGATTTTTTCTTAGAGTCTTTTAAAAAAGTGTTAGGTAAAAAACTTCCACAAAAAGTGATTGACGCAAATATGGAAGTTATTAAAAAAGCTTATGATGCAGTAAAATAA
- a CDS encoding 4Fe-4S dicluster-binding protein, translated as MEYKGWNEFEAGSVLFPFDKKGNEMVGQHADSRVYREDSSYTASVAHWRVEKPVFNHDHCINCYFCWVYCPDSSILVRDEKMSGVDYVHCKGCGVCVEVCPTNPKSLLMFNDYETNEVALAKWPAKESKKSVSKDLKD; from the coding sequence ATGGAATATAAAGGTTGGAATGAGTTTGAAGCGGGATCTGTGCTATTTCCTTTTGACAAAAAAGGAAATGAAATGGTAGGACAGCATGCGGATTCTAGAGTATATAGAGAGGATAGCTCTTATACGGCAAGTGTCGCACATTGGCGTGTAGAAAAGCCAGTATTTAACCACGATCATTGTATTAACTGCTATTTCTGTTGGGTTTATTGTCCAGATTCCTCAATTTTGGTTAGAGATGAAAAAATGAGTGGAGTTGATTATGTGCATTGCAAGGGCTGTGGTGTGTGTGTTGAGGTTTGTCCTACAAATCCAAAATCTTTATTAATGTTTAATGACTATGAAACCAATGAAGTAGCACTTGCGAAGTGGCCCGCAAAAGAAAGCAAGAAAAGCGTATCAAAAGACTTAAAGGATTAG